The Gemmatimonas phototrophica region CGAAGAGCGCCGTCAGGCCGAGGAACCAACCGCCAATGCTGATGTGCCCTGTAGCGAAGATAACGCCCGCGGTACACGTGCAGATGGCACCGACGGTGGTGATGGTGTTCGGACGCACACGCTTCGCGACCAGCCAGTCCGCCACGGGGGCAATGACTTTCAGGTATCCGCTAACGATGGCGTTCCAAAGAGCTTTCATCAGGGCAGGTGTGACTGGACCCGGCTCGGTCGACGCTGGTACGGCCGGATGGAGCCGCCCCCAGCCGTAGCCGGGTTCGGAACCAGCCTGCGAAAGCTAGGCCTCAAGGACAGTCAACGGTAGAGATGGAAGCGTCTTGCGTCCTTCTCGAAGGCAACGACGGCCGGCAGCAGGCGATCGAGCACCGCATCGGGGTCGGCGCCACCCACGAGCGCCTCTCGGACCTTGGCCGACCCCATGCGCAGATCGAACCCCGGGAGAGTGAGCTTGAGGGAATCGGCATGAACGCGATGAAGCGCCCACAGGATGGCCGCGCCGAGGCGCGCCGGCTGGACGCGCTCCCGATCGATGACTTCGAGCCGCACCCCAGGAATGGAACGGCCAGCGAATTTATTGTCACCCGGCTTATCCGGAGTGAACCGCTCGGCGCGGAACCTCACACCGGTCAGGGACAGATCCTCCAGCAGCCGGGCCACGGAGTCGGCTTTGAGCCACGGCGCCCCGAAGCGCTGAAACGGCTGCTCGGTTCCCCGCCCAACGGACACATTGCTGGCTTCGAACGGCACCAGCGCGGGATACAGCAGCGCCGTGGTGAGGTTGGGCATGTTGGGCGAGGGGCGGACCCATGGCAGGTCGGTCTCGTCGAACCACATCTGCCGACGCCAGTTGCGCATGGGGATGACCGTGAGCCTGGTCCCCATCTTCAGGTTGGCCTGAAAGAGGCGGGCAAGTTCGCCCATGGTGAGCCCATGCCGCAGTGGCGACGCGTACACGGCAAACCCGTTCATGGTGCCCGTTGCCGTCGGGTAGCTGGGATTGGCCAGCGCCGAATCCAGTATCGCGCCTTCGGTGGCCGCGCCCGAGAGGGGATTCGGGCGATCCAGGACCAGCACGGGGATCCCCCGACGCTCGCCCGCCTGCATGCTGTACAGCACAACGCCAACGTACGTCCAGGTTCTGGTCCCGATGTCCTGGAGGTCCACCACAATCACATCCACGTCCTGCAACAGACTGTCAGCCGGTGCCATAGTTCGCCGCTGGTACAACGAGTGCACCGTGAGCCCGGTTTTTTCATCCCGTTCATCCGAAAGCCCGGGACGATCGGCCGTGCCAGTGGCCCCGTGCTCCGGTGCAAACAGCTTGACCAGTTTGACTCCTGCGCGCTGGGCGCGCGGATCGCTGAACAAGAGATCGACCGTGCGGCGTCCCTTTTCATCGACACCGGTCTGATTGGTCACCAGCGCGACACGCTTGCCTGCCACCAGCTTGATGCTATCGTCCAACAGGACCGTGATTCCGGGGCGCACCTTGCGATCGAAGTTCCGAGGGCGCATACCGGGGAGCGGCTCCATCCCATCGTCCGGGGTGGGACCGCTGTCCGGTGGGCCGCCGCCAGCGCATCCCATGGCGGCCATGGCCAATCCCAACACGATCCAGGTTCGCACCGTTTTCATCGCGTTCACGCGCGTATCTCCGATAAGTTCAGGGCGCGATCCCGCGCCATCCCGCCACTGCCAACACATGACCGCCCCCAATCCCCATACCCGGTCGGATATTCACGCGGTCCCCACGGGGAAGCTACACCCGCACCTGCGGCTCCGTGCGGTCTCCCGCCTGCTATTGGCGACGGTCTTGCTTGGCGCCTGCACACAGTCCACCGCACGCCCCTTGACCCCGCTGTCCCTGGTTTCGGCGGAGGTGCACCGGACTGTGCTGGACAGCGTCCGCCGGGTTGTGGATCAGGCCGTCCATGAGGGAGCATTTCCCGGCGCGTATGCTGTAATCGGCACGCGCGAGGGCATCCTGGCCGAATACGGGGCTGGCCGGCTCGACAGCGCCGACGCCAGCCGGCCCACGGCCCGGACCATCTGGGATCTGGCGTCACTGACCAAGGTGGTAGGGACGACCAGCGCGCTCCTGCAACTTGTGGGCAGCGGCCGCGTGGTGCTCGACACCCCCGTGGTTCGCTATCTCCCCGAGTGGACCGTCCCGGGCGCTCAACGAGTGACGGTACGTCACCTGCTGTCGCACAGCGCCGGACTGCCCGCCTGGCGAGCGCTGTACAAGGAGACGGACACGCCGTCCGAGGCGTGGCGGCAGGTTCTGGCCACGCCGCTCGACACGGTACCGGGAACGCGCTTTCTCTACAGCGATCTCGGATTCATGCTGCTTGGCCGTCTCGTGGAGAGGGTCTCAGGCACGGCACTGGCAGACTTTGACGTCCAGCGCGTTTTTCTGCCAGCGGGCATGATGGAAACGAGATATCTGCCGCCAACCAGCTGGCGGAGCCGCATTGCCCCCACCGAACAAGACCCCTGGCGCCAGCGCAAAGTGCGCGGGGAGGTGCACGACGAGAATGCGGCCCGGGTTGGCGGTGTCTCTGGTCATGCCGGTCTGTTTTCCACGGCCCACGACCTGGCTCGTTTCGCCCGTCTGTATCTCAACGAGGGAACGCTGGACGGCACGACGGTCTTTGATGCCGCCACCGTCCGTTCGTTCATACAGGTGCAGGACACCGCCATTTCTCGGCGCGCACTGGGGTGGGAAACCCCGACCGGGCGCAACTCGGCTGGGCAACGAATGACGCCCATGGCCTTCGGCCACACCGGGTTTACCGGGACGTCGCTCTGGATGGATCCGGGGCAAAACCTGTTCGTGTTGTTGTTGACCAACCGGGTCAATCCCACCCGGCAGAATACCCGGATTGGCACGGTGCGAACCGCGCTCGCGGATGCGGTGGTCGGGGCACTGCCGCGCGTGTCTCCCGGGACGCCATGACCGGCCCCTGCTTCCCCGGCAGCGAGGCCATGGATCTCTTTGAGATTCCACGGGTTTCTTGCAAGGGGAGTATTCCTGTCGCTATTTTTCCAACAGTACGCACTGACACTGTCAGAGGGACCACTCGCGAGGGCGAGCGGACCGTGACAGGGCAGTCCATCGGGCCGGGGTTGCCGACGGCCGTTTCGGAGGACGAGTATGAGCACGATGCAGCAGCCGGACGTCATGGTGATTCTCACGCCTGTCGCCGCCGGCGAAGTGCGCAAGTTCATGGAAGCCGAAGGCGTCACCGCCGAGCAGGGTGGTTTGCGCGTGTCGGTCATGCCCGGTGGATGCAGCGGCTTCAAGTACGGGCTCGTGATCGAGGACAAGTCGGCGGACGACGATTTGACGATCGAGCTCGAGGGGATCAAAGTGTTCGTCGATCCATTCTCAGCGCAGTACCTCAGCGGCACCACGATCGACTACGTTACGTCGATGCAGGGCTCGGGATTCACGTTCAAGAATCCGAACAGCACGGGTGGCTGCGGCTGCGGCAGCTCGTTCTCGGCCTGATCCACCCGACAGCCTGCACCAAGAGCGGCGCAGGCGTCCACCACACTCCCCGATTTTATGTCACAGGCTTCCGGATCCCCGGCGGCCTCTGACGCTGTTCAGGCCCGCGCGCTCGACATGAGCGCCGGGCCTGTGCGCGTTGGAGGATCGCCCTTTGTGCATGCAGGCGTCACCGGGACTGCGCGCGAGCGCATCCCGACCGTCATTATCGATGAACATGGCGCAATGGCGCGGGTGGTTGCCCAGCGCATTGCGACGCTCATGCGGGAGCGGAGCGCGGCGGGCCAGACGCTGGTCCTTGGCCTCGCGACCGGCAGCACCCCGATTGGGGTGTATCGGGAGCTGATTCGCCTGCACCGCGAAGAGGGGCTGAGCTTCAGGCATGTGGTCTCGTTCAATCTCGACGAGTACTACCCCATGCGAGCGGACAGCATCCATTCCTATCATCGGTTCATGTGGGAGAACCTGTTCTCGCACGTGGACATTGATGCCGCGAATGTGAACATCCCCGATGGCTCGTTGGCCCGGGCCGATGTGGATGCTGCGTGCGCCGCCTACGAAGCGAAGATTGTGGCGGCCGGCGGCATCGACTTTCAATTGTTGGGCATTGGCAAGACCGGCCATATCGGATTCAACGAACCGGGTTCCGGTGAGCACAGTCGCACCCGGCTGGTCCACCTGGATTCGATTACGCGTCGCGATGCCGCCGCGGACTTCTTTGGTGAAGAGAATGTACCGCGCGAAGCCCTTACGATGGGTATCGCCACCATCATGGCGGCGCGTGAAGTGGCCATTCTTGCCACCGGTGAACACAAGTCGGGGATCGTCCGGCGCTCGGTGGAAGGCGAGATTGACCGGGCGGTAGCCGCCACGTTTCTCCAGCGCCATCCCAACACCACGTTTTATGTGGATGACGCGGCCGCGGTGGATCTCACGCGGGTTGCGACTCCATGGCTGTTGGACGAAGTGGTGTGGGATGAGCCACTGGCGGTGCGTGCGGTGACCTGGCTGGCGGCAAAACAGAAAAAGGCCATGCTCAAGCTCACGCAAGCGGATTATGCCGAGAACAATCTCACCAGTCTGGTGGCGCGCCATGGTTCACCAGGGGCCGTGAATGGTTTGGTCTTCAACGTGCTGGGCGCCAAAATCCGTGGAAAGAGCAAACTGCCCCGCGGCCTGAAGACCATCTGTTTCTCACCCCACCCCGATGATGACGTGATCTCGATGGGCGGTATTCTCCGGAAGTTCGTGGAGAATGAGAACGACATGACGGTGGCGTACATGACGAGCGGCAACATCGCCGTCTTCGACCACGACGTGCGTCGGTACATGGACTTTCTGTTGCGACTCGACAGCGAGCGCATTGGTGACGGCACCGCCGTACGGCAGTTGGCCGACACGGTGCACGCCTTCCTGCAGCGCAAGCAGGCGGGTGATGTGGACATTCCTGAAGTGCAGGATATGAAGCGCATCATTCGCGAGTCGGAAGCCGTGAGCGGCATTGAGGTCATGGGACTTGGCAAGGAGCATGCCCGGTTCCTGAACCTGCCCTTCTATCAAACCGGGAAGGTTCGCAAGGATCCCATTGGACCGGCTGACGTGGCCATCGTGGCGGAGCTGCTGCGGGAGCTGCAGCCTGACCTGATCTTTGTGGCTGGTGACCTCTCGGATCCCCATGGTACGCACCGCATGTGCAAAGAAGCGATTGATCGGGCTGTGGCAGAGGTGTACACGGGCGCACACGCCGCCAAGCGTCCGGAGATCTGGCTGTACCGCGGGGCGTGGCAGGAGTGGCCGATAACCGAAGCCACTGTGCTGGTGCCCCTCTCGCAGGA contains the following coding sequences:
- a CDS encoding serine hydrolase domain-containing protein; translation: MTAPNPHTRSDIHAVPTGKLHPHLRLRAVSRLLLATVLLGACTQSTARPLTPLSLVSAEVHRTVLDSVRRVVDQAVHEGAFPGAYAVIGTREGILAEYGAGRLDSADASRPTARTIWDLASLTKVVGTTSALLQLVGSGRVVLDTPVVRYLPEWTVPGAQRVTVRHLLSHSAGLPAWRALYKETDTPSEAWRQVLATPLDTVPGTRFLYSDLGFMLLGRLVERVSGTALADFDVQRVFLPAGMMETRYLPPTSWRSRIAPTEQDPWRQRKVRGEVHDENAARVGGVSGHAGLFSTAHDLARFARLYLNEGTLDGTTVFDAATVRSFIQVQDTAISRRALGWETPTGRNSAGQRMTPMAFGHTGFTGTSLWMDPGQNLFVLLLTNRVNPTRQNTRIGTVRTALADAVVGALPRVSPGTP
- a CDS encoding exo-beta-N-acetylmuramidase NamZ family protein, which codes for MKTVRTWIVLGLAMAAMGCAGGGPPDSGPTPDDGMEPLPGMRPRNFDRKVRPGITVLLDDSIKLVAGKRVALVTNQTGVDEKGRRTVDLLFSDPRAQRAGVKLVKLFAPEHGATGTADRPGLSDERDEKTGLTVHSLYQRRTMAPADSLLQDVDVIVVDLQDIGTRTWTYVGVVLYSMQAGERRGIPVLVLDRPNPLSGAATEGAILDSALANPSYPTATGTMNGFAVYASPLRHGLTMGELARLFQANLKMGTRLTVIPMRNWRRQMWFDETDLPWVRPSPNMPNLTTALLYPALVPFEASNVSVGRGTEQPFQRFGAPWLKADSVARLLEDLSLTGVRFRAERFTPDKPGDNKFAGRSIPGVRLEVIDRERVQPARLGAAILWALHRVHADSLKLTLPGFDLRMGSAKVREALVGGADPDAVLDRLLPAVVAFEKDARRFHLYR
- the nagB gene encoding glucosamine-6-phosphate deaminase, with translation MSQASGSPAASDAVQARALDMSAGPVRVGGSPFVHAGVTGTARERIPTVIIDEHGAMARVVAQRIATLMRERSAAGQTLVLGLATGSTPIGVYRELIRLHREEGLSFRHVVSFNLDEYYPMRADSIHSYHRFMWENLFSHVDIDAANVNIPDGSLARADVDAACAAYEAKIVAAGGIDFQLLGIGKTGHIGFNEPGSGEHSRTRLVHLDSITRRDAAADFFGEENVPREALTMGIATIMAAREVAILATGEHKSGIVRRSVEGEIDRAVAATFLQRHPNTTFYVDDAAAVDLTRVATPWLLDEVVWDEPLAVRAVTWLAAKQKKAMLKLTQADYAENNLTSLVARHGSPGAVNGLVFNVLGAKIRGKSKLPRGLKTICFSPHPDDDVISMGGILRKFVENENDMTVAYMTSGNIAVFDHDVRRYMDFLLRLDSERIGDGTAVRQLADTVHAFLQRKQAGDVDIPEVQDMKRIIRESEAVSGIEVMGLGKEHARFLNLPFYQTGKVRKDPIGPADVAIVAELLRELQPDLIFVAGDLSDPHGTHRMCKEAIDRAVAEVYTGAHAAKRPEIWLYRGAWQEWPITEATVLVPLSQEELTLKIQAIFKHQSQKDSAPFPGQDEREFWQRVEQRNKTTAKQLDQLGLAEYFAMEAYVIA
- a CDS encoding HesB/IscA family protein produces the protein MSTMQQPDVMVILTPVAAGEVRKFMEAEGVTAEQGGLRVSVMPGGCSGFKYGLVIEDKSADDDLTIELEGIKVFVDPFSAQYLSGTTIDYVTSMQGSGFTFKNPNSTGGCGCGSSFSA